In a genomic window of Streptomyces pristinaespiralis:
- a CDS encoding enoyl-CoA hydratase/isomerase family protein — MALDDAAPLREGSAPDGSVLLRTEGHAGHITLNRPRAINALTHTMVRTVDAALAAWEHDDEIAVVVVTGAGERGLCAGGDIRAIHDDARGGGRASVAFWRDEYRLNARIARYAKPYVALMDGIVMGGGVGVSAHGSVRVVTERSAVAMPETAIGFVPDVGGTHLLARAPGELGTHLALTGDAVGAGDALLLGLADHFVPGDRLAGLAGSLSSVRPAEALRRYAAPAPAAELAAHREWIDHCYAAGTAEEIVDRLSDCGEPAAKEAAQTILSRSPTAVKVTLAAIRRARALGALEPVLEQEFRVSCAALASPDLVEGVRAQLIDKDRNPRWSPARLDAVRESDVERHFAPLAAGEPGLGLAG, encoded by the coding sequence ATGGCCCTCGACGATGCCGCACCGCTGCGCGAAGGCTCCGCACCCGACGGTTCGGTACTGCTGCGCACCGAAGGGCACGCCGGACACATCACGCTCAACCGCCCACGGGCCATCAACGCGCTCACCCACACCATGGTGCGAACCGTCGACGCGGCCCTCGCGGCCTGGGAGCACGACGACGAGATCGCCGTCGTGGTCGTCACCGGCGCCGGTGAGCGAGGGCTCTGCGCCGGAGGCGACATCCGCGCCATCCACGACGACGCGCGCGGCGGCGGCCGTGCGTCGGTGGCCTTCTGGCGGGACGAGTACCGGCTGAACGCGCGGATCGCCCGCTACGCCAAGCCGTACGTGGCGCTCATGGACGGCATCGTGATGGGCGGCGGTGTCGGGGTGTCCGCGCACGGCAGCGTCCGGGTCGTCACGGAACGCTCGGCAGTCGCCATGCCGGAGACCGCGATCGGCTTCGTGCCCGACGTCGGCGGCACCCACCTGCTGGCGCGGGCGCCCGGCGAGCTCGGCACCCACCTGGCGCTCACCGGTGACGCGGTCGGCGCCGGCGACGCGCTGCTGCTCGGCCTGGCCGACCACTTCGTGCCGGGCGACCGGCTCGCCGGCCTGGCCGGGTCCCTGTCGTCGGTGCGGCCCGCGGAGGCGCTCCGGCGGTACGCGGCCCCGGCCCCGGCGGCGGAACTCGCCGCCCATCGCGAGTGGATCGACCACTGCTACGCCGCCGGGACGGCAGAGGAGATCGTCGACCGGCTGTCGGACTGCGGGGAGCCCGCCGCCAAGGAGGCGGCGCAGACCATCCTGAGCAGGTCCCCCACCGCCGTGAAGGTGACCCTCGCCGCGATCCGCCGAGCCCGCGCGCTGGGCGCCCTCGAGCCCGTCCTGGAGCAGGAGTTCCGGGTCTCCTGCGCGGCCCTCGCCTCGCCGGACCTGGTCGAGGGCGTCCGCGCACAGCTCATCGACAAGGACCGGAACCCGCGATGGTCGCCGGCGCGGCTCGACGCGGTCCGCGAGAGCGACGTCGAACGCCACTTCGCCCCTCTCGCCGCGGGTGAGCCCGGCCTCGGACTGGCCGGCTGA
- a CDS encoding NAD(P)/FAD-dependent oxidoreductase — MLVAGAGPGGSAAALTLAAAGADVVLVHQERRAAWHVGESLAPTARPLLARLGVLDRVTEHGHEPWYGTRSAWGREDVTASDFIGGPYGSGWLLDRRLFDASLRDAACEAGADHHDGSVTAVVRAGNLWRVSVSGTEIVAPYLIDATGGRARIARRVGARVVATDHLVAVAAVLPRRCPQRNTASDDTERTSLVESAAFGWWYTAPLPYGQDIVVAVTDADLIAPTGLRTPAGWLSALTATRQVSARLNADGVGPPHRLAVLRAGTSRVAPSAGHGWAAVGDAATATDPIAARGITAALATGISAGSAVTADAQGDRCALERYADLTAAVHAEFLQARTVCYRAGRQWDTPFWTRRTDGRPVDSVTGGEPSVNELTPA, encoded by the coding sequence GTGCTGGTCGCAGGAGCCGGCCCGGGCGGTTCCGCAGCGGCCCTCACTCTGGCGGCCGCCGGTGCCGATGTCGTCCTCGTCCATCAAGAGCGCCGGGCCGCGTGGCACGTGGGTGAGAGTCTGGCGCCCACGGCACGCCCTCTGCTGGCGCGGCTCGGTGTCCTGGACCGGGTCACGGAGCACGGCCATGAGCCGTGGTACGGCACTCGCTCCGCGTGGGGACGGGAGGACGTGACGGCATCGGACTTCATCGGCGGCCCTTACGGGTCGGGCTGGCTTCTCGACCGGCGGCTCTTCGACGCCTCGCTGCGCGACGCCGCCTGCGAGGCGGGGGCAGACCACCACGACGGCAGCGTCACGGCCGTGGTCCGCGCCGGAAACCTGTGGCGGGTGTCGGTTTCCGGCACCGAGATCGTCGCGCCCTACCTCATCGACGCCACAGGCGGGAGGGCCCGCATCGCCCGCAGGGTAGGTGCGCGCGTCGTCGCCACCGACCACCTCGTCGCAGTGGCCGCAGTGCTGCCGCGTCGCTGCCCGCAGAGGAACACCGCGTCCGACGACACCGAACGGACGTCGCTCGTCGAGTCAGCCGCCTTCGGATGGTGGTACACCGCGCCCCTGCCCTACGGACAGGACATCGTCGTGGCCGTCACCGACGCCGACCTCATCGCCCCGACGGGACTACGGACACCGGCGGGATGGCTGAGCGCTCTCACTGCGACCCGGCAGGTGAGTGCCCGGCTGAACGCGGACGGCGTCGGGCCACCACATCGGCTGGCCGTGCTTCGAGCAGGTACGTCACGTGTCGCTCCTTCCGCAGGGCACGGCTGGGCAGCCGTCGGCGACGCGGCGACGGCAACCGACCCAATTGCCGCACGTGGCATCACCGCCGCACTTGCGACGGGTATCTCGGCGGGTTCGGCGGTGACGGCCGACGCCCAGGGCGACCGGTGCGCCCTGGAGCGCTACGCGGACCTCACGGCTGCTGTACACGCCGAGTTCCTGCAGGCGCGGACAGTCTGCTACCGGGCCGGACGCCAATGGGACACGCCTTTCTGGACACGGCGCACGGATGGCCGGCCCGTCGATTCCGTCACCGGCGGCGAGCCTTCGGTCAACGAACTCACCCCCGCGTAG
- a CDS encoding DUF6328 family protein gives MDRNRGNGNGKGNGSRGRDETPEERADRRWADLLQELRVAQTGVQILFGFLLTVAFQPRFVDLSQTDQTIYSVTVVLGAATTGVLIGPVAFHRMLTGRRLKPQTVSWASRLTVLGLVLLLCTMASALLLILRVVLDDTIALWLVIAMVVWFVVCWFVLPAWTLATRRGLD, from the coding sequence ATGGACCGGAACAGGGGCAACGGCAATGGAAAGGGAAATGGCTCACGCGGCCGCGACGAGACACCGGAGGAAAGGGCCGACCGCAGATGGGCCGACCTCCTCCAGGAATTGCGGGTCGCGCAGACAGGCGTACAGATCCTCTTCGGTTTCCTGCTGACGGTCGCGTTTCAGCCACGCTTCGTCGATCTGTCGCAGACCGACCAGACGATCTACTCGGTGACCGTCGTACTGGGCGCCGCGACCACCGGGGTGCTCATCGGGCCCGTGGCGTTCCACCGGATGCTCACCGGCCGTCGCCTCAAGCCGCAGACGGTTTCCTGGGCCTCCCGCCTGACCGTGCTCGGTCTCGTGCTGCTGCTGTGCACGATGGCGTCCGCCCTCCTGCTGATCCTCCGGGTGGTGCTCGACGACACGATCGCGCTGTGGCTCGTCATCGCGATGGTGGTGTGGTTCGTGGTGTGCTGGTTCGTTCTGCCCGCATGGACCCTCGCGACGCGCCGCGGGCTCGACTGA
- a CDS encoding acyl-CoA dehydrogenase family protein gives MHLQYTPQQEQLRAELRRYFAGIVPDNAYARYAGPADRKRFYRSTIRRLGSDGWLGVGWPQQYGGRGLSPMEQFIFFDEAAQAGVPLPLMALNTVGPTIMQFGTDEQKAYFLPRILSGELDFAIGYSEPDAGTDLAALRTRAVRDGDTYVVDGQKIWTTNGDTADWIWLAVRTDPEAPPHKGITMLLVPTSAPGYSCTLINTLASHDTTAGYYDNVRVPVSQRVGEENKGWRLITNQLNHERVTLAAHGTMAIRALRDVQHWAADTKLTDGRRVIDLGWVRGRLARTHARLDAMKLLNWQMVNAVQDGTLTPQDASAVKVYGSEARRDAYAWLMEIVGAAGPLKEGSAGAVLGGELERGYRSAVIFTFGGGNNEIQREIISWIGLGMPRVRR, from the coding sequence GTGCACCTTCAATACACGCCGCAGCAGGAGCAGTTACGCGCAGAACTGCGCAGGTACTTCGCGGGGATCGTCCCCGACAACGCCTATGCCCGGTACGCCGGGCCGGCCGACAGGAAACGCTTCTACCGCAGCACGATCCGCCGGCTCGGTTCGGACGGCTGGCTCGGCGTCGGCTGGCCCCAGCAGTACGGCGGCCGCGGTCTGAGCCCCATGGAACAGTTCATCTTTTTCGACGAGGCGGCCCAGGCCGGAGTGCCGCTGCCGCTGATGGCGCTCAACACGGTCGGTCCGACGATCATGCAGTTCGGCACGGACGAGCAGAAGGCGTACTTCCTGCCGAGGATCCTCTCCGGCGAGCTCGACTTCGCCATCGGCTACAGCGAACCGGACGCCGGCACCGACCTCGCCGCGCTCAGGACCCGGGCCGTGCGCGACGGGGACACGTACGTCGTCGACGGACAGAAGATCTGGACCACCAACGGCGACACCGCCGACTGGATCTGGCTCGCCGTCCGCACCGACCCCGAGGCGCCGCCCCACAAGGGCATCACCATGCTCCTCGTACCGACGTCCGCCCCCGGCTACTCCTGCACCCTGATCAACACCCTCGCCTCGCACGACACGACCGCCGGCTACTACGACAATGTGCGCGTTCCCGTCTCCCAGCGGGTGGGGGAGGAGAACAAGGGCTGGCGGCTGATCACCAACCAGCTCAACCACGAGCGGGTCACCCTCGCCGCCCACGGCACCATGGCGATCCGCGCACTGCGCGACGTCCAGCACTGGGCCGCGGACACCAAACTCACGGACGGCCGACGCGTGATCGACCTCGGCTGGGTACGCGGCCGCCTCGCCCGCACCCACGCGCGGCTCGACGCCATGAAACTGCTCAACTGGCAGATGGTGAACGCCGTACAGGACGGCACCCTCACCCCGCAGGACGCCTCCGCGGTCAAGGTCTACGGCTCGGAGGCCCGGCGCGACGCCTACGCCTGGCTGATGGAGATCGTCGGCGCGGCGGGCCCCCTCAAGGAGGGCTCGGCCGGCGCGGTCCTGGGCGGCGAACTGGAACGCGGCTACCGCTCGGCCGTGATCTTCACCTTCGGCGGCGGCAACAACGAGATCCAGCGAGAGATCATCTCGTGGATCGGGCTGGGGATGCCCCGGGTACGACGCTGA
- the ligD gene encoding non-homologous end-joining DNA ligase, with protein sequence MKKERTHSVRAGGRTVEIQRPDKVLFPDDGITKADLAEYYRAIAPHMLPQLRGRPLMLERHPDGIGGPRFMQKNTPENYPDWVRRAEVGKEGGTVIHTVCDNTATLMHLVDQACITFHRWQSRAGRLERPDRLVFDLDPSGDTAEDFETVRRAARQLGELLDDLRLDPVLMTTGSRGLHVIVPLSGDTDFDGTRSFAQEVAETLARRDPDHLTTAVRKQARGGRLYLDVQRNGYAQTAVTPYSVRARAGAPVAVPISRDQLDDPRTGPRRWTVANALEQARTDPWGDARGGRRALGPAGRRLAALR encoded by the coding sequence GTGAAGAAGGAGCGGACCCACTCCGTCCGGGCCGGCGGGCGGACCGTCGAGATCCAGCGGCCGGACAAGGTGCTCTTCCCCGACGACGGCATCACCAAGGCGGATCTCGCCGAGTACTACCGCGCGATCGCGCCGCACATGCTGCCGCAGCTGCGCGGCCGGCCGCTGATGCTGGAACGGCACCCCGACGGCATCGGCGGGCCACGCTTCATGCAGAAGAACACGCCGGAGAACTACCCGGACTGGGTGCGAAGGGCCGAGGTCGGCAAGGAGGGCGGCACCGTGATCCACACCGTGTGCGACAACACCGCCACCTTGATGCACCTCGTCGACCAGGCGTGCATCACCTTCCACCGGTGGCAGTCACGGGCCGGCCGGCTCGAGCGGCCCGACCGGCTGGTCTTCGATCTCGACCCCTCGGGCGACACCGCCGAGGACTTCGAGACGGTACGGCGCGCGGCGCGGCAGCTGGGTGAGCTCCTCGACGACCTGCGCCTCGACCCGGTCCTGATGACCACCGGCTCCCGTGGGCTCCATGTGATCGTCCCCCTGTCCGGCGACACCGACTTCGACGGGACACGCTCCTTCGCGCAGGAGGTGGCCGAGACCCTCGCGCGTCGCGACCCCGACCACCTGACCACCGCCGTGCGCAAGCAGGCCCGCGGTGGCCGGCTCTACCTGGACGTGCAGCGCAACGGCTACGCGCAGACCGCGGTGACGCCCTATTCCGTGCGGGCCAGGGCCGGAGCGCCGGTCGCCGTACCGATCAGCCGGGACCAGCTGGACGACCCGCGGACGGGCCCACGGCGCTGGACGGTCGCGAACGCGCTCGAACAGGCACGCACCGACCCGTGGGGCGACGCGCGCGGCGGCCGGCGGGCACTGGGCCCCGCCGGCCGCCGACTTGCCGCCCTGCGATAG
- a CDS encoding EstA family serine hydrolase encodes MADQPSSTERPIRIEGHCDERFSAVRAAFERNFTERGELGAAVTVLVGGDKVVDLWGGWADDARTVPWRSDTVVNVWSTTKGPTALCAHILADRGLLDLDAPVADYWPEFAAAGKKGVLVRHLLSHRAGLAGLREPHSLEELYDWELTCARLAATEPWWEPGTRSGYHAITYGHLVGEVVRRVGGHLPGEFLRQEVTGPLGIDFTIGLPEQDSGRAAELVRPVAARSSEQAAAFARLEPVAVAALVNPSTGADAANSAGWRAAEIPAANGHGTARAIAALYGILAGRGSLGGHRVLSREAAERVREGQGGCRDLVLAAGFEHETEAGLGLWLSGRNGSYGPNPRAFGHDGFGGSCGLADPEAGMAMGYVMNRMGPHIADDPRKMALVEAVYASR; translated from the coding sequence ATGGCGGACCAGCCCAGCAGCACGGAGCGACCCATCAGAATCGAAGGCCACTGCGACGAGCGTTTCTCGGCGGTCCGTGCCGCCTTCGAGAGGAACTTCACCGAACGCGGCGAGCTCGGCGCGGCCGTGACCGTCCTCGTCGGCGGCGACAAGGTCGTCGACCTGTGGGGCGGCTGGGCGGACGACGCCCGGACCGTGCCGTGGCGGAGCGACACCGTGGTGAACGTGTGGTCCACGACCAAGGGGCCGACCGCCCTGTGCGCCCACATCCTCGCCGACCGCGGGCTGCTCGACCTGGACGCGCCGGTCGCCGACTACTGGCCCGAGTTCGCGGCGGCGGGCAAGAAGGGCGTCCTCGTACGCCATCTGCTCTCGCACCGCGCGGGCCTCGCCGGGCTGCGGGAACCGCACTCGCTCGAAGAGCTCTACGACTGGGAGCTGACCTGCGCGCGGCTGGCCGCGACCGAACCGTGGTGGGAACCGGGCACCCGGTCCGGCTACCACGCGATCACCTACGGCCACCTCGTCGGGGAGGTGGTGCGCCGGGTCGGCGGGCACCTGCCGGGCGAGTTCCTGCGGCAGGAGGTGACCGGACCGCTGGGGATCGACTTCACCATCGGCCTGCCCGAGCAGGACTCCGGCCGGGCCGCCGAGCTGGTGCGCCCGGTGGCCGCCCGCAGCAGTGAACAGGCGGCGGCGTTCGCCCGGTTGGAACCCGTCGCCGTCGCCGCCCTGGTCAACCCGTCCACCGGCGCGGACGCGGCCAACTCGGCCGGGTGGCGAGCTGCCGAGATACCCGCCGCCAACGGCCACGGCACCGCCCGCGCGATCGCCGCGCTGTACGGCATCCTTGCCGGACGGGGCAGTCTCGGCGGGCACCGGGTGTTGTCGCGGGAGGCGGCGGAGCGCGTGCGCGAAGGCCAGGGCGGCTGCCGCGATCTGGTCCTCGCGGCAGGCTTCGAGCACGAGACAGAGGCCGGCCTCGGCCTCTGGCTGAGCGGCAGGAACGGCTCGTACGGGCCCAACCCCCGGGCGTTCGGCCACGACGGCTTCGGCGGCTCCTGCGGACTGGCCGACCCCGAGGCCGGCATGGCCATGGGGTACGTGATGAACCGTATGGGCCCGCACATCGCGGACGACCCGCGCAAGATGGCCCTCGTCGAAGCCGTCTACGCCTCCCGGTAG
- a CDS encoding phosphodiester glycosidase family protein, with the protein MGLGRARHTVVLAATLSALVVGATAPAVADPPPPPRQSAEILRPIAPPPASAPGGSQTAVADPDGIETARASRPIAPGVRLTSYDRLEADKWLRVDALSVDLGSAVRTDYLSSGKVADRGSVSELAARHDAGEGRRTVAAINGDFFDINQTGAPQGPGVKDGEITHSPAPGAHRAVGIGPEGAGRVLQMYFEGTLTVPGGTHPLGAYNAANVPAGGIGAYTSTWGEADRALTTDAATPVAEAVVRDGKVVDVRDRPGTGAVPDGTTVLVGREAGAEVLAALRPGDAVQVEYRPRTDSGPVPRTAVGGRELLVVDGVAQNHDGAGNNTAAPRTAVGFSKDGRAMQIITVDGRQADSGGVTLTELALMMKKAGAHNALNLDGGGSSTLVAREPGSDALQVENSPSDGSEREVPNGLALTAPDGSGTLRGYWVETAVPASLAPTADPVLGGHPERVFPGLTRRLTAAGYDETYGPAAGAPHWRTLRPSVGRVDEDGVFRARRSGTTDVRAERAGAAGDIRLTVLDDLARIEPTTRRVSLAVPGAAGTFGILGLDAQGNSAPIEPSDVRLDYDKELFDVRDDGRGSFTVSARTAGSTAGRVTATAGGVSTTLAVSVGLAEQAVTGFDDAGSWTFTQARATGSVAATPDGHDGTGLHLAYDFTRSTATRAAYANPPQRITVAGQPQSFTLWIKGDGNGAWPTLHLKDAAGSDQLLRGPYITWTGWRQVKFDVPQGAATPLAVHRFYLAETAANRQYTGGIVIDGLDAQVPPAVDLPRVPPVVDPLIDPAAVTEGRDWQFAVMSDAQFVARAPDSPIVAQARRTLREIKAARPDFLVVNGDLVDEGSPADLAFARRVLDEELGDDLPWYYVPGNHEVMGGKIDNFVAEFGPAQRTFDHRGTRFVTLDTSSLTLRGGGLAQIKELRAQLDAAAADPGVGSVMVVEHVPPRDPTVQQASRLGDRKEAALIENWLAEFRRTTGKGAALIGSHVGVFHAAHVDGVPYLVNGNSGKAPAGPADEGGFTGWSLVGVDDVSRAEQLSARRAPWEARPDWLSVQTRTHVDGLDLQAPAALRPGESGDAEATVVQGTRRVPVAFPVSADWSGSPSLHIGRVDDARGRHVASFDPATGRLTALRPGEFTLAVTVNGTTAEVRRSVVTLRDRAA; encoded by the coding sequence GTGGGCCTTGGCAGAGCAAGACACACCGTCGTGCTGGCCGCGACGCTGTCCGCACTCGTGGTGGGGGCCACCGCCCCCGCCGTCGCCGATCCACCGCCCCCGCCACGGCAGTCCGCCGAAATACTGCGGCCCATCGCGCCGCCGCCCGCCAGCGCACCGGGCGGCAGCCAGACAGCCGTCGCCGATCCCGACGGCATCGAGACCGCCCGCGCGTCCCGGCCGATCGCCCCCGGCGTCCGGCTCACCTCCTACGACCGGCTCGAGGCCGACAAGTGGCTGCGCGTCGACGCGCTCTCCGTCGACCTGGGCAGCGCCGTACGGACCGACTACCTGTCCTCGGGAAAGGTCGCCGACCGCGGCAGCGTCTCGGAACTCGCCGCCCGGCACGACGCCGGCGAGGGCCGCCGAACCGTCGCCGCGATCAACGGGGACTTCTTCGACATCAACCAGACCGGCGCGCCGCAGGGCCCCGGCGTCAAGGACGGCGAGATCACCCACTCGCCCGCCCCAGGAGCGCACCGGGCCGTCGGCATCGGCCCGGAAGGCGCGGGCCGGGTGCTGCAGATGTACTTCGAGGGCACCCTCACCGTGCCCGGCGGGACCCACCCGCTCGGTGCGTACAACGCCGCCAACGTCCCGGCCGGCGGGATCGGGGCGTACACCTCGACGTGGGGCGAGGCGGACCGCGCCCTCACCACCGACGCGGCGACGCCCGTCGCGGAGGCCGTCGTACGCGACGGCAAGGTCGTCGACGTGCGCGACCGGCCCGGCACCGGAGCCGTGCCCGACGGCACCACGGTCCTCGTCGGCCGCGAGGCCGGGGCCGAAGTGCTCGCCGCCCTGCGGCCGGGCGACGCGGTGCAGGTGGAGTACCGGCCCCGCACCGACAGCGGCCCGGTGCCGCGCACCGCGGTCGGCGGCCGTGAACTCCTCGTCGTCGACGGCGTCGCACAGAACCACGACGGCGCCGGCAACAACACCGCCGCGCCCCGCACCGCCGTCGGCTTCTCCAAGGACGGGCGGGCGATGCAGATCATCACCGTCGACGGCCGGCAGGCCGACAGCGGCGGCGTCACCCTCACCGAGCTCGCCCTGATGATGAAGAAGGCCGGTGCGCACAACGCACTGAACCTCGACGGCGGCGGCTCGTCGACCCTGGTAGCCCGCGAACCGGGCAGTGACGCGCTCCAGGTGGAGAACAGCCCCTCCGACGGCAGCGAGCGCGAGGTCCCCAACGGCCTCGCCCTCACGGCCCCCGACGGCAGCGGCACGCTGCGCGGCTACTGGGTCGAGACCGCCGTACCGGCGTCCCTGGCCCCCACCGCCGACCCGGTGCTCGGCGGACACCCGGAGCGCGTGTTCCCCGGCCTCACCCGCAGGCTCACCGCCGCGGGCTACGACGAGACGTACGGACCGGCCGCCGGCGCCCCGCACTGGCGCACCCTGCGGCCCTCCGTCGGCCGGGTCGACGAGGACGGCGTCTTCCGGGCACGGCGCAGCGGCACGACCGACGTCCGCGCCGAACGCGCCGGCGCCGCGGGCGACATCCGGCTCACGGTGCTCGACGACCTGGCCCGCATCGAGCCGACCACCCGACGGGTCTCACTCGCCGTCCCCGGCGCGGCCGGCACCTTCGGCATCCTCGGCCTCGACGCCCAGGGCAACAGCGCGCCGATCGAGCCCTCCGACGTACGACTCGACTACGACAAGGAGCTGTTCGACGTCCGCGACGACGGACGCGGCTCCTTCACCGTCTCCGCGCGCACCGCAGGCAGCACCGCCGGCCGCGTCACCGCGACCGCCGGGGGTGTGAGCACCACGCTCGCCGTGAGCGTCGGCCTCGCCGAGCAGGCCGTCACCGGCTTCGACGACGCCGGTTCGTGGACCTTCACCCAGGCCCGTGCGACCGGCTCCGTGGCGGCGACACCGGACGGACACGACGGCACGGGCCTCCACCTCGCCTACGACTTCACCCGGTCGACGGCGACGCGGGCCGCCTACGCCAACCCGCCGCAGCGGATCACGGTCGCCGGACAGCCGCAGTCCTTCACGCTCTGGATTAAGGGCGACGGCAACGGCGCCTGGCCCACGCTCCACCTGAAGGACGCCGCCGGGTCCGATCAGCTGCTGCGCGGGCCCTACATCACCTGGACGGGCTGGCGGCAGGTGAAGTTCGACGTGCCGCAGGGCGCGGCGACGCCGCTGGCGGTGCACCGGTTCTACCTGGCGGAGACCGCCGCGAACCGGCAGTACACCGGAGGGATCGTCATCGACGGACTCGACGCGCAGGTGCCCCCCGCGGTCGACCTGCCCCGAGTGCCTCCCGTCGTCGATCCGCTGATCGATCCCGCGGCCGTCACGGAAGGGCGCGACTGGCAGTTCGCCGTCATGTCCGACGCGCAGTTCGTCGCCCGCGCCCCGGACAGCCCGATCGTCGCCCAGGCCCGCCGGACCCTCAGGGAGATCAAGGCGGCACGGCCCGACTTCCTCGTCGTCAACGGCGACCTCGTGGACGAGGGCTCACCGGCCGACCTGGCGTTCGCCCGCCGTGTGCTGGACGAGGAGCTGGGGGACGACCTGCCCTGGTACTACGTGCCCGGCAACCACGAGGTGATGGGCGGGAAGATCGACAACTTCGTCGCCGAGTTCGGGCCGGCGCAGCGCACCTTCGACCACCGGGGCACCCGTTTCGTCACCCTGGACACCTCCAGCCTGACGCTGCGGGGAGGCGGGCTCGCCCAGATCAAGGAGCTGCGTGCCCAGCTCGACGCGGCGGCGGCCGACCCGGGCGTCGGGTCCGTGATGGTCGTCGAGCACGTCCCGCCGCGCGACCCGACCGTCCAGCAGGCCAGCCGGCTCGGTGACCGCAAGGAGGCCGCGCTGATCGAGAACTGGCTGGCGGAGTTCCGCCGTACGACGGGCAAGGGCGCGGCGCTGATCGGCAGCCATGTCGGCGTCTTCCACGCCGCCCACGTGGACGGCGTTCCCTACCTCGTCAACGGCAACTCCGGCAAGGCCCCGGCCGGTCCGGCGGACGAGGGCGGCTTCACGGGCTGGTCGCTCGTCGGCGTCGACGACGTCTCACGCGCCGAGCAGCTGTCGGCGCGCCGTGCGCCGTGGGAGGCCCGGCCCGACTGGCTCTCCGTGCAGACCCGGACGCACGTGGACGGCCTGGACCTTCAGGCGCCCGCCGCGCTGCGGCCCGGCGAGAGCGGGGACGCGGAGGCGACCGTCGTCCAGGGCACGCGCCGCGTTCCCGTGGCGTTCCCCGTCAGCGCGGACTGGTCCGGCTCGCCCAGCCTCCACATCGGCCGCGTGGACGACGCGCGCGGCCGCCATGTGGCGTCGTTCGATCCGGCGACGGGCCGCCTCACGGCGCTGCGTCCCGGGGAGTTCACGCTGGCGGTGACGGTGAACGGCACCACCGCCGAGGTGCGCCGGAGCGTGGTGACGCTGCGGGACAGGGCAGCGTGA
- a CDS encoding LAETG motif-containing sortase-dependent surface protein, whose amino-acid sequence MTETRRTWRRTGALIAVASAGALGVGLSAAPAIAHTPVWSVTCDEVSVDLTAYSPTEDNTVTITVDGKELLPTKTFKKEFHDKLALPEHDKELTVRLVVVAGDGDQFSRDESKTAPVCEDESPSPTPSTTPPSPTPSETSPTPSETPSTSAPATSAPATSAPATPSAPPSTTPGGGLAETGGSSATPIIAGAAAAVILAGGGIMWAARKRRSAQH is encoded by the coding sequence GTGACTGAGACCAGAAGAACGTGGCGGCGTACGGGAGCGCTCATAGCCGTCGCTTCGGCCGGCGCGCTCGGCGTCGGCCTTTCCGCCGCCCCGGCGATCGCGCACACGCCGGTGTGGTCGGTGACCTGTGACGAGGTCAGCGTCGACCTGACCGCGTACAGCCCCACCGAGGACAACACCGTGACCATCACGGTGGACGGCAAGGAACTGCTGCCGACGAAGACCTTCAAGAAGGAGTTCCACGACAAGCTCGCCCTGCCCGAGCACGACAAGGAACTCACCGTCCGTCTGGTCGTCGTGGCCGGTGACGGCGACCAGTTCTCGCGCGACGAGTCCAAGACCGCGCCGGTCTGCGAGGACGAGTCCCCGAGCCCGACGCCGTCGACGACGCCCCCCTCGCCGACGCCGAGCGAGACCTCGCCCACCCCCAGCGAGACGCCGAGCACCAGCGCGCCGGCCACCAGTGCCCCCGCGACCAGTGCCCCCGCGACGCCTTCCGCGCCGCCGAGCACGACGCCCGGTGGCGGCCTGGCCGAGACCGGTGGCTCCAGCGCCACCCCGATCATCGCCGGAGCGGCTGCCGCGGTGATCCTCGCGGGCGGCGGCATCATGTGGGCCGCGCGCAAGCGCCGTAGCGCCCAGCACTGA
- a CDS encoding DUF6411 family protein, with amino-acid sequence MMIAGIIAVCVVLAVLAFLLPRLSRHPERGTQRTLGLGSRAGSKAPGFMGRIFSKPFRSSSRAVSRSGSAGRRTRRRMPF; translated from the coding sequence ATGATGATCGCCGGAATCATTGCAGTATGCGTCGTCCTCGCCGTTTTGGCGTTCCTCCTGCCGCGCCTGTCGCGCCACCCCGAACGCGGTACGCAACGCACCCTCGGCCTGGGATCCCGTGCGGGCAGCAAGGCCCCCGGCTTCATGGGGCGCATATTCAGCAAGCCGTTCCGCAGCAGCTCACGCGCCGTGAGCCGCAGCGGCTCCGCGGGCCGCCGCACCCGCCGGCGCATGCCGTTCTAG